DNA from Homo sapiens chromosome 1, GRCh38.p14 Primary Assembly:
GTCCAGCACCAAAGCGGCCGTTCTCGGATTCCGGAGCGTTCTGGAGCCCCGAGAGACGCCCCGGGGTTCTAGAAGCTCCCCGGCGGCGCCCAGTCCCGGCTTCATTCGGGCGTCCCTCCGAAACCCACTCGGGTGCACGGGTCGTCGGCGAGCCGCGACCGGGTCCTGGCGCGCACCATGATCGTGGCGGACTCCGAGTGCCGCGCAGAGCTCAAGGACTACCTGCGGTTCGCCCCGGGCGGCGTCGGCGACTCGGGCCCCGGAGAGGTAAGCGGCGGCCGCGCGACGCCCCTCTTCCCTGGAACCCCGAACCGCGTCTGAGCCTCAGGCTGTCCGGAGCTGAGTCGGTGTGTCCTGGGCTCGGGGAGGGAAAGCCGAGCGCGTAACCCGGGACCCGGGTTGCATCAACTGGCAGCCGCGGCCCTCGGCACCCCTCCCCCACTctgtctcccctctccctccttctccccctccctctccccctcctccctccctctccccctctccctcaccGCCCCACCCCAGGGCCGCGGATCCTTCCTCGGCTCCCTCGGACTCCTGGCCAATGAGGGAGAAGCCTTCTGGAGGCTCTCCGAGCTTTGGGCTCCTGAGCGTCTTCAAGTCCAGGCAAATCCCGGCCGGAGCGGCCAGACCActcctcctccccgccccctTCCGCGGAGTCCCTTCCTCTTCGCGGGGGCCGGCGGGCAGAGGACCCTTCCTGGGGTGCCTCCCGGCTCCTGTCCCCCAGCGCGGGGCGTAGGCACCTGGGACTGGCCAGTGAAAGTCGACCTCATCCTATGTCCACCGCACTCCTGCTTTGGAGGGAGAGCGCAGGGGCTCTGGGGGCTTGGCGGGCCGCCCGGTACGCGGCGGCGGCAGCCAAAGCTGGGGGGAGAGGGGACAACCCTGGTCGCGGCTTCCGAAGCCAAGCGCGGGTTAGGCTGCGCCCTGCTAAGTAAGTGGTCTGAAGGCCCAGAAGTTTGTTTTCCAGAAattcctcccccaccctcccttcGCGCCGCTCCCCTCCACCCCCCCGCATTCGCATCCCGGCATAGCCCGCAGGGGCTTTGCAGGGAGACCGGGAATTAGGCTGGACCTAACCAGACTGACAGTTCGCACTCCCCCACCACTACCAGCAGCAGCGATAATGGACATCTTATCATTTATTATGCACCTACTAGATACCAGGCTCTGAGTTTTTTTCGCCTTTAACCTAAGTCCTCAGGACTAAACCAGCAATACAAGCTACGCtatagccccattttacaggaaGAACATTGAGGCCCACGATGGGCTCAGAAAGAGGCTTTCTTCATTAACCCCACTGAATATCTTGTTCTTTGGCCTTATGATTTCGGAGATTGCACGGCACTAGGAGCTTCTAGTTGCTTTAGTTTACAGGCCTAGAGTGTGGTGGAAGTTGTATTCTGGACCTGGGATTTGGTGGAGTGCTATGACCCCAGGAAAATCCCTGCTTTTCTCTTAGTAACGTGGTTTCTGGGGATCCTACCTCCGTCGGTGTATAGTTTGTGCCCTGGTTTTTGTTAGCTTGCTTACCCTTCTCTGCCGTGATTTAGGAGCGCCATGTGGAGGAATGGCTCTTCTCCTGCAGCTTCTCAGCTGTGTGACTTCTTTGGAAAGATGGAAATAATGTTACTATTGAGAACACCTGAACACTAGAGAGCAAGAGTGCTGGGTTCATGTCCCAGCCCTCCTGCTAACTTGCAGTGTGTGGCTTAGCCAGTAATCACTTCTCTGATCTGTGGTTTCTTCCCATGGGGATTTTACAGTATCTCTAAGGGATTGTTGGGAGAATTAACTCAGAATACAAGCAAAAGCTGAAGCACTGTGACTGGAACATAGTAACTGCGTGATACTTGCTTGCTATTATCAGAACGTGGCCATGGCACGCACAGCTTTCTCCAGAGTGTCTCACAAGGGGGTGCCTGAGCCTGTTCCTGAGATCAGACACTGTACACCCCTCTCTGGGTCAGTGCCTGGTCTAGGGAGAAAAGGCTTTGAGGGAGGGATCTTTACACAGAAGCCATGTTTCCTCAGTGGAGAAAACTGCTGCTATCTGggaggtttctttttcttatctttttttttttttttttttgagatggagtcttgctctgttgcccaggctggagtgcagtggcacgatctcagctcactgcaacctccatctcccaggttcaagcaattctcctgcctcagcctccctagtagttgggattacaggcacccgccaccatgcccagctaatttttgtattttcagtagaaacagagtttcagcatgttggccaggctgatcttgaactcctaacctcaggtgatccacctgccttggcctcccaaagtgctgagattaccggcatgagccaccgcacctggcctatctgGGAGATTTCTGTGTATTCCTCTCTCGAGAAAAGAGGACCTTCGGACGGTTTCTGCTTTGAGTGGTGGCATCCTTAGAAGACAGCAGGGTGCTGATCTTTGAGTCAGGTGCCCGAGGTCCAAGAGAAGACCCAGGCGTGCAGCTCCCTTAACTCCCTGTCACTTCACCACACACTCCCTTTCAGGAGCTCATTGCCTTCAGATGTGTGTATCTTCAGAAAGTTCCAAGGGCTTCACTCTAGTACTGGTAGTATTGGGCTCCCGAATAACTTTCtcggccagatgcagtggctcatgcctgtaatactaacactttgggaggccgaggcagatggattgcttgagcccaggagttcaaaaccagcctgaaaccctgtctctacaaaatatacaaaagttagccaggcgtggtggtgtgcgccagCTACTtcgaaggctgaggtgggaggattgcttgagcctgggaggcggaggttgcagtgaactgtgatcatgccactgcactccagcctgggtgacagagcaagagtctgtctcaaaaaaaaaaaaaaaaaaaaaaccaggctgggcgcggtggctcgcacctgtaatccaagcactttgggaggccgaggtaggtggatcacaaggtcaggagattgagaccattctggctaatacggtgaaaccccgtctctactaaaaatacaaaaaattaaccctgcgtggtggcacacgcctgtactcccagctactccggaggctgaggtaggagaattgcttgaacctgggaggcagaggttgcagtgagccgagatcgcttcactgtactccagcctgggtgacagagtgagactccgtctcaaaaaaaacaaaacaaaacaaactttctcAGACATCATTTCTTCTTCAGGGAAGCCCTTCCTCCCCCACTAGATAAGTCCCCTTGCACACCCTCCTCCATTCCCTCCATTGTAGGAGCTTTGGTCCCAATTATGTGAAATAGTCCCTTGCTGGAGATACCCTGCAAGTCTCATCCCCAGCACTGCTCTTTGCACCTAATAAGTGTTCGTGACTAGTTGCCCCTTGCTGGCTTAGCTGACCCTTGTGAACTATTCCAGCCGTGGAGTCAGATCTGAATTGTGCCCATTTGGAAGAGGACCTTTCTGAGCCTCTCTGACCTGTTTCCGAAGAAGGGATTATAAGAACTGTTTCCCTCTGGGTGGTTGGGAGGAATTGGCACAATCAgatgtgtaaagcacttagcgTGGTTCCCAGCTCATGATGGGCAGACAAGTGTATGGCACCACTCACTCACACCCCCTCCACCCTGCCCACTCCAAGGCTGGAGGTCCTGGGCTGCTTGGGCTGTATTTCCGTATCGTCTTCTCAGGCATAAACCCAGGAAAATATCTGAATTCAGCTGGGGGTGAGGGAAGGAGAAATAGTGTCTGTTCCTTCCCAGCTGGCAGAGTGGGTAACCAGGTGTCTGTAGCTGAGACCAGGGACTTACAGGCTCTATAAAGGATAATATAGGGTAACCGAGAATAAAGTCTGGGGCTTCTCCAAGAAGCCGATATGGGTAGTAGACAGAACCCTTGGAAGCCAGACTGAGCTGGGTTCAACTCTCCAAGGCTGGGGCTGCTTCCCAAAGCTGTTATTATGAAGTGGAATGGACCTTAGAAGCCAGGCAGCCGTGGGTTCAGATCTCAGATTGGCTACTTGTCAGCTGGTGCCTAACCTTTGAACCCTTAGTCTTGTGTGCAAAATAGAGACTCTGCCGCCGCCCCAAAACAGATGAAAATTAGATGGAACCTGTGTGCAAGTACCTGAGCTAATTTAAAAGTTAacatatagtaagtgcttaaaTTAGGAtccatgccaggcatggtggctcatgcctgtaatcccagcactttgggaggctgaagtgggaagatcgcttgagcccaggagtttgagaccagccttggcaacacagtgagacctcatctctatttaaaaaaaaaaaaaaaaaaggccaggcacggtggctcaaacgcccataatcccagcatattgggaggccaaggtgagcaggttatgtctctactaaaaatacaaaaattagccgggcttggtggcgcatgcctatactcccagctacttaggaggctgaggcaggagaattgcctgaactcaggaggcggaggttgcagtgagccaagatcacgcaactgcactccagcctgggtgacagagcgagactccatctcaaagaaaaaaagaaaaaaaaagaaaaaattaggagCCAGGCACAGGTCTGGGGCCATTATCCTCTTTTTACAGTTTGTGTGAAGACCTTCATGTTGAATGACCACCTAAAGGGTTAACTTTAGTGTTCCTGTTGCCCCATGTGATCTGTttagttgaaattataaaaatacccAACACTGGTTCTCCCTCTGTCCCACACTAGCTGTTATTTTGGACAGGTGACCTGACCCCTCTGTGTTGCACTTTTCTTGTTCTGTTACGTGGAACTGGAATCATGCCTTTATCAGGTCTACTGAACCTGTACCATCCAATATGGTAACCCCTCactacatgtggctatttaaatttagataaattaaaattaaataaaatgaaaattttttgttgcatttgtcacatttcaaatgctcagccACAGTGACTAGAGACTCACATTTCTTGGACAGTACAGATATAAAACATTCCATCATCGCAGAAAATTCTGTTGGACTGTgctatgctaggcactggggtAACAACAAAGAACTAGATTCAGTGTGTGCCCCCAAGTGTGACAGGTGCTGTGACTGGAGCTTCTCATTCTTGGTGAGTCCCAGATGCAGCAGCCTGGAGACTATTGAGACCTTGAGAAGTTTAGAGAATGGGGAATCATTTCTGCACTTGCAGAAACCTGGGTTGTATCCCAGCCCTGCTACTGCCTTCCTGCCTGAGTAGCCAGAAGTGagttgacctctctgagccttgttcctcatctgtaaaatggaagccCTAGTAGTAGCTTCTGCCCTAAAGTCCAGGTAGTGCATGTGAAATTAATGCTTAGCCAGTGGTAACCAGCCTTGTTATGCACCATTGTTATTACTGACTCCCCAGTCCAGGGAATTGGGCAGGGAGGGCTGACTTGGAGGGGTCATTTCTTGGCAGTGGTATGCTGCCCTGCCTGCTTCCTCTGTCAGGATCGGGGAAGCATTCAGGGTATTGGAGCCATGGATTCAAATCTACTTGGTTTTGCCTTCAGGGCTTTATACTCGCGTTCCCTCTGGCTGGAATGCTGGTCCCCCTAGTTTTtggggtgtgtgtttgtttgttttgagacggagtttcactcttgttgcccaggctggagtgcaatggtgcgatctcagctcaccacaacctccacctcctgggttcaagcaattctcctgcctcagccccccgagtagctgggactacaggcatgcaccaccatgcctggctaattttttgtatttttagtagagacggggtttctccatgttggtcaggctggtctcgaactcccaacctctggtgatccgcctgcctcggcctctcaaagtgctgggatttcaggcgtgagccactgcgcccggcctgtttgttttttaagagagggTGTCCtgctgtgttgtccagactgttctcaaattcctagcctcaggtgatcctccaccaCCAAGCCTTCCAAAGTAccggggttacaggtgtgaaccaccccaCTTAGGCCCCCTAGATCTTTACAGGCCTTGCTGTCTTCTCATCATTTAGATAACAGCTCAAAGACCACCTCCTCAATGGCTTCTCCTGTCTACTTACACTAAAATATTGCACACTCTCCCTCCCCATCATACAGTTACTGTTTATTTCACTCACTTTATAGAATCTGTGCTTTGAAATCCTGTTTATCAGATTCTGAATTATATGAAGGCCAAGGGCTTTGtcttttcactgctgtattcttGCTGCTTGCAATATAGccatcaaaaatatttgttgagtgaacaaATTAATTCTGTTTCCACCTagaaagcacttagcatagtgccttaTACTTGAGAAAGTGATCAATAAATGGTGTAAACAATGGTCCTCACCCTGGCTGTTATGCTGGGGCCCCACCCCAGATAACTAAATTAGAATTGCGGGAGGTGGGACCTTGGCATTGTTATTTTTGTAAAGCTTCTCAAAGGATTCTAATGTACCGCTTGGGTTGAGAAGCCCTTGTTTGATACAGCAAGGAGGTTAATGATACCTGACtttttattaagtgcttattGTTATGGAGGTATTGAGGTAAGCTACACAGTGTTATCTCATGAAATCCTCATCACTGGCCAGTGGAAGTAGTTACTGCTATCCCCATTATttggtaaagaaactgaggctcataaaGCTAAGGGATAGCAGGTGGTGGAGCTGTCATTTGAGCTCATGCAATTTGTGTCAAGagccccatctttttttttttttttttttttgagacagggtcttgccctgttgctcaggctggaatgccgtggtgcgatcatagcttgctgtaacctcaaactcctgggctcaggcagtcctcctgcctcagcctcctgagtagctgggactacaggttgtgtgctaccatgcccagctaatttactgtttgtggagacaggggtctcactgtgttgcccaggctggtctcgaattcctggcctcaagcgatcctcttgcctcagtgtcccaacgtgctgggatgaGCTGCTGCGCCAGCCAAGGGCCCCTATCTTTTAACTGCATTgtatattgttgttgttgttgttattgctgaaAGTGTTGATGGATCCAGACCGATGACTTAGAGCTCCTTCTTTTGACAATTCCTGGGTCAGATTTTGGAGTGAGTTGGGATTCCCAAGGCTATTCCTATCCTTCCCTAGCACCCCTGATGGGCCGTCTCTGCCTCCCCCAGTTTTGCTCCACCCTACCCTGCTGtggcttgctattctgtcctcaGGTCCCCTGAGGTGGAGGCCCAGTTTGTGGAGTCAGCAATCCTTATCTCCTATACAGAGCTGTTGGGCTTTTTCTTTGGTGAGGGGGAGGGAAGCTCCAAAGGGGAGTGCTCAGGGATTGTGTTGGTTACTACGCTGAACTTGGACCAGCCTGGCCCGGAAGTTCCCAGAAGTGTGGGCTGAAGGGGGCCTGCACGGTCAGCTCAACTCCCTTTTTGAAGGTAGCTGGGCTACTTTACCTACCAGTTTAGTAGGTAAAGAGAGTTTAGGCCTTTAACTTTCCCAGAGCCACATAGCAAGTTAGTTGCAGAATTGGTACCTATTCCAGAGACTTTGTAGTCTTCTGGAGTCCCAGAGCTCTGCCTCCTCAGTGGGCTTTTGGCCATCTGAGAAGGAAGGTTCAATTATAGTTTTTGGTTCCCGGATACCTGAGGGCTGGTACTAAGTCTGGATCTTAATGGGAAGGGGAGAACTGGGCGCCTCCTATCCCTGTCCAGTGAGAGCATGGCTCTGATTTGGGTAAACTGTAAACAAGACCagtgctgagagccacctccactctcagattaacaaaataaattaataagtagAGCATCCTTCCTGAACCCCATCTCTAGGACTAGGAGAAGCAGATGTAGTGAGTACCTGATATTAGTGGTTTCTAAAGAGGCTGCAGCATATAACAGGTCAAAACAGTTGCTCCCATCAGCCTTGTACACCCTGCTCAGATTCCCTCCGTGcctttctgctttctctgtctTCATTCACAGACTAGTATGAATGACCTGGCGCTGCTCTCCACTAAATGTGATCTGGTGTCAGGGAAACAAAACAGACAATTTGATGACAGTGTTTTTAGAAGCAAAAGCCCTGGGAATTTTGGGGTCATAGGTGAGGGCCAGAAAAAGGTTCCTAGACTATTGTGGTTTAGCTTTGCAAAAGGAGTGACCACTGGGACTGGGCCAGTTGTATCTGGAAGCCCATGGGAGGGGGAGGTAGGGTTTTAAGCCAGTTGATCGGATTTATATTCAGAAAGTTAATGTGGCTACTGGGTAGAGGATGGATAGGAGAGGCCAGGGCTAAGGAGGCCGGGGGACAACTGGCGAGGTTGTGAGTAGTGGTCCAGACAAGAGGGGGTGGTAGTTaatgaggtggtggtggtgggaggacagataagcagccaggcatggtgactcccatctgtaatcccagtgctttgggaggccaaggcaggaggatccattgagcccagcagtttgaggctatagtgagctatgactgcaccactaaagaagaggccaggcgtggtggctcattccagtaatcccagcactttgggaggctgaggtgggcggatcacctgaggttggggattcgagaccagcctggccaacatggagaaacccagtttctactaaaaatataaaattaggtgagcgtggttgtgcatgcctgtaatcccagctactcgggaggctgaggcaggagaatcgcttgaacccaggaggcagaggttgcaatgagctgagatcgcaccattgcactccagcctgggcaacaagagcgatactccgtctcaaaaaaaaaaagaagcaaaagaaggaaggagaaggaaggaaggaaggaagaaggaggaggaggaggaagaaaggaaggaaggaaggaacgaacgAACATGTGAGAGAAATTGAAGCTGCTTCTGAAGCATCTGGGGTACTTGGTTACCTGGCTTCAGGGTGCAAACTGTGGTGTGTTCTTGTATAAGTTCTCTGGGACCACTAAGAAGGTGGCCTCCTGGAGATGTGCAGCATGATGGCTATATAGTTCCTTTTCCAGGACCCTCCCATCCCGCAATGCTGGGATTCTTGGGTCCCAACCCAGTTCCTGAAGAACTCAGCCTGGAGTGAGCCCTCTTTCTTGATTACCCTTCCAAACATGTGTATATCTCCCATCTGGCTCCACCATCCAAAGTATGCTAGAAAGGTGGGTTTAACACTTCAGTGTAGCCCCTTGGATAGGAGGAAGAGGCTGGATAGGTAATAATCCTCTTTATTCTCCCTTCTACTACGGACTAACCTCATATGTTTCCTCCCAGGAGCAGAGGGAGAGCCGGGCTCGGCGAGGCCCTCGAGGGCCCAGCGCCTTCATCCCCGTGGAGGAGGTAAGCTTGGAAGGGGTTAGGGATCTTTGGTCCCTGGGAAGAAAGGACATGGCATATTGGTAGGCAGGCATCTTTTCCTGTTCTTTAAATTGCAGCTTTTAAGCTATTCCTTTCTGATTTCTGATTCATTTAATTCACAAAACGGCTTTGTGAAGCAGGCACTGTCAACTCCATTTTACTGGGAAGAAACAGGCTCAAAGAAATCAAGTGCTAATAGCCAGGTAGtggccaaactttttttttttttcatgctcaAACTTTTGATTCCTAGATCAGTGCCTGCTTTCCCTTAAGAAGATAGAACTATCTATCTCATCCATGACCATACATATATTACACgctcttttctgttttaaaagtaatatatgtttattattttaaaaatttccattgtTTCAGAAAGCTCTGATCTCCTGTATCCTCCTGCACCCTGCAGAGATCATCACTGTTAACCATTTGCCACTGTTTACTGTGCTTTTTTCAAGCCAATACTTACTTTCAGTACAGAACCAAGGTCATAGTTTACaacgtgtttttttgttttgtttttcacttaataCAAGAAAGACATCTTTCATCTACTGAgtcagttcattcattcatttacttaacatATCTATTAAATGATTAAtctatgtcaggcactgttctggttGCTTGGGATATagtagtgaacaagacagacaaaaatatttgccattatggagcttacattctagtgtgtTGGGATAGTGGAGTTACCTTcaaaacatgcagaaaaatgtaaaactagtttcctcattttatttgGCCATCAGTGAACAAGgacaaattttttgttttgccggccgcagtggctcacgcctgtaatcccaacactttgggaggccgaggcgggcggatcacgaggtcaggagatcgagaccatcctggctaacacggtgaagcaccgtctctactaaaaatacaaaaaattagccaggcgtggtggcgggcgcctgtaatcccagctactctggaggctgaggcaggagaatggcatgaacccgggaggcggagcttgcagtgagccgagatcgcgccactgcactccagcttgcgtgacagagtgagactccgtctcaaaaaaaaaaaaaaaaatttgtttcctctctttGCTTTTCCTAAATGTGTAGGGCGAGTGGTTAAGGAGCTAACAAACATTTACCCTCCTTCTAAACCCCTTGTTCCTCTACTCCTTTGTAAATATAAGGCGAACAACCACTTGCCGATTATTTATGTCTGTGACCCAGAATTCTAAGCTCAAGTATTgctcttgtcttttattttttcatttataagtgaccaccttttttttttttgaaacgaagttttgttcttgttgcccaggctggagtgcaatggcacgatcttggctcaccgcaacctctgcctcccaggttcaagcaattctcctgcctcaagcctcccgagtagctgggattacaggcatgagccaccacgcccagctaattttgtattagcagagatggggtttctccatgttggtcaggctggtctcaaactccggaccttaggtgatctgcccatctctgcctcccaatgtgctgggattacagatgtgagccaccgtgcccagcccactcttttataataaagagaagaaacaggcagccaggcacagtagctcatgcctgtaatcccagcactttgggaggccaaggtttggggatcacttgagcccaggagttcgagaccagcctggacaacatagtgggaccccgtctgtattaaaaaaaaaagttaaaaagaaataggCTTTGGAGTTCATCTGGATTTGAATCTGCTTCTGTTATTTATCAGatctgtgactttgagcaaggAAGAAAACTtcctggtttcctcatctggcAAAGTGGGGGAAATAATAGTATTCACCTCACAGGCTTATTGGCTAGATCCCATGAAATCACGCGGAGAAAACTGTAAGCTCAGGGATGGCATGGAGACAGCACTCAGGAAATGTGAACTATTTTGCACCCGCCCCCATGGTTATATGCATTTGCAGTGTTAGAATAGACACTCCATGAAGGGAGGAGAAACTGTACTTTTACTCTCTGTGCCTGATTTTTCCTACCTAAAAGTGGAGAAACAGAACTCCAGTTTTATAGTTGTTGTGAGagttaaataagttaaaatatgcattcttgaacagtgcttggcacatagcatTGTATGTGTAAGTACTGGCCATTATTATATAAGGTAcctaataagtatttattgaatcacttattaaaatatgtgatcctccccattctttctttttggacACGGTGGTGGTTTTTAGTTTCTTGCCATTAAAAACCCACTGGAAGAATACATTGGTCTCTTTGATGAGTGGGGCAGGAGGGAAACCCATGCTCTCCTCCCCTTTGGTTGGCAGGTCCTTCGGGAGGGGGCTGAGAGCCTCGAGCAGCACCTGGGGCTGGAGGCACTGATGTCCTCTGGGCGAGTAGACAACCTGGCAGTGGTGATGGGCCTGCACCCTGACTACTTTACCAGCTTCTGGCGCCTGCACTACCTGCTGCTGCACACGGATGGTCCCTTGGCCAGCTCCTGGCGCCACTACATTGCCATCATGGtgagcctctctgggcctgacaCTTGGAGAGGTGGCTTTGTGGTGGGTTCTGTCCTTTGATCTCTTTTCTGGGAGCTTTGTGAGCTGATTCCATAGACAAGCAGGGAAAGCCCTGGCTTTATCTAACTGtagagttttgggttttttgtttttattttttctcagaagGAAAATTTTAGGTTTTGAAGAAAGGCATCGTTAGTGCTTGTGTTAGGTACAGATTGGCAAACTGAGGTGCAAAAAGGAATCAGGTGGCCTGCAAgctggtggcagagctggggttacTTAGAACTTAGATTTCCTGCCTCTTGGGGAACAGTGAGCCCTACAACCTCTCCCCTGATGGGGTACCCACCCtgagccaggcacaaaaggaggAGGGTGACTCAGGCTGTGTCCACTACCTCCGCAGGCTGCCGCCCGCCATCAGTGTTCTTACCTGGTAGGCTCCCACATGGCCGAGTTTCTGCAGACTGGTGGTGACCCTGAGTGGCTGCTGGGCCTCCACCGGGCCCCCGAGAAGCTGCGCAAACTCAGCGAGATCAACAAGTTGCTGGCGCATCGGCCATGGCTCATCACCAAGGAACACATCCAGGTGCAGGGGGCAGAGAGGCGGGTGTCTGAGGGAGCACAGAGGCCTGGCTGGTGCCTGGTGGGTAACCCAGGGCAGGCACTGAGCAGCTCTGACCTCCCCCCTTGTCCCTTCCAGGCCTTGCTGAAGACCGGCGAGCACACTTGGTCCCTGGCCGAGCTCATTCAGGCTCTGGTCCTGCTCACCCACTGCCACTCGCTCTCCTCCTTCGTGTTTGGCTGTGGCATCCTCCCTGAGGGGGATGCAGATGGCAGCCCTGCCCCCCAGGCACCTACACCCCCTAGTGAACAGAGCAGCCCCCCAAGCAGGGACCCGTTGAACAACTCTGGGGTAAGTCACGGGCCTGGGTCTTGATCGGGGAGGAAGCGGGCATGACCTCTGGTCCTTAGGTAGAAGCTACTGCTTCCCAATCTCGTATCTGCACTACCTGCTGCTATGAGAGACCATAGAAAAGTTATTTGACTTTGaagcttagtttcctcatctgtgaaatggggagatAAAGACCCTCTACTCACACTGggctgtgagggttaaatgaaataCCATGTGACTGACACTGTGTATATGCCATAGGCTCAAAGCCTGTTGGTTTTAGCACTTTAAAACTACAAAGTTTACCTTTTACTCTGTAATGTGGCCTTGTATGTTTCAATACAAAAATacagatactttaaaaattcctGCTCAGGGAAGATGTGTCTATTCTGTAGCTTTGTAAACGTCACTTTAGGAAGCA
Protein-coding regions in this window:
- the SESN2 gene encoding sestrin-2 codes for the protein MIVADSECRAELKDYLRFAPGGVGDSGPGEEQRESRARRGPRGPSAFIPVEEVLREGAESLEQHLGLEALMSSGRVDNLAVVMGLHPDYFTSFWRLHYLLLHTDGPLASSWRHYIAIMAAARHQCSYLVGSHMAEFLQTGGDPEWLLGLHRAPEKLRKLSEINKLLAHRPWLITKEHIQALLKTGEHTWSLAELIQALVLLTHCHSLSSFVFGCGILPEGDADGSPAPQAPTPPSEQSSPPSRDPLNNSGGFESARDVEALMERMQQLQESLLRDEGTSQEEMESRFELEKSESLLVTPSADILEPSPHPDMLCFVEDPTFGYEDFTRRGAQAPPTFRAQDYTWEDHGYSLIQRLYPEGGQLLDEKFQAAYSLTYNTIAMHSGVDTSVLRRAIWNYIHCVFGIRYDDYDYGEVNQLLERNLKVYIKTVACYPEKTTRRMYNLFWRHFRHSEKVHVNLLLLEARMQAALLYALRAITRYMT
- the SESN2 gene encoding sestrin-2 isoform X1, producing the protein MIVADSECRAELKDYLRFAPGGVGDSGPGEEQRESRARRGPRGPSAFIPVEEVLREGAESLEQHLGLEALMSSGRVDNLAVVMGLHPDYFTSFWRLHYLLLHTDGPLASSWRHYIAIMAAARHQCSYLVGSHMAEFLQTGGDPEWLLGLHRAPEKLRKLSEINKLLAHRPWLITKEHIQALLKTGEHTWSLAELIQALVLLTHCHSLSSFVFGCGILPEGDADGSPAPQAPTPPSEQSSPPSRDPLNNSGLTSWSPLHTQTCCALWKTLLSDMRTSLGEGLRHPLPSGPRIIPGKTMATR